In Brachypodium distachyon strain Bd21 chromosome 2, Brachypodium_distachyon_v3.0, whole genome shotgun sequence, one genomic interval encodes:
- the LOC100842226 gene encoding 1-aminocyclopropane-1-carboxylate oxidase homolog 1 translates to MGGGADDGYDAAAALAAFQASRAGVRGLVESGVASVPPLFLMPIDSCQPPVEQTTFAIPTVDLALPHSATMPLVRAAARSCGFFLVTNHGVDAAVGSAVSAVRAFHEQPLATRSAFYSPTPVGSVTYSTIPIHPAAGTNINEIAILPWRDTLQARFGPPPAPELGKLPASCRDALEEYQKVMAGFGKEVAGLLSEALGVGAGRVESAMGVEGWMMACHYYPPCPEPSRVTGGIEHTDPSLFTVLAQDAVGGLQVRLRDGRWADVPPVPGALLVNIGDVLKVVSNDEYTSVEHRVAIKSSQDARVSIALFFNPAKRGDSDLLGPLPELVTTGSPQRYRAFTLTEFMKSRKDIGHGVSSIDRFRIAHE, encoded by the exons atgggcggcggcgcagacgACGGCTAcgacgccgcggccgcgctggCCGCGTTCCAGGCTTCCCGAGCGGGCGTCCGTGGCCTCGTCGAGTCCGGCGTGGCCTCCGTGCCGCCGCTCTTCCTCATGCCCATCGATTCCTGCCAACCGCCCGTTGAGCAGACGACGTTCGCCATCCCAACCGTTGACCTCGCTCTGCCGCACTCCGCGACCATGCcgctcgtccgcgccgccgcacgctcctgcggcttcttcctcgtcaccAACCACGGCGTCGATGCCGCCGTCGGCTCCGCGGTCTCAGCCGTCCGCGCCTTCCATGAGCAGCCGCTCGCCACCCGCTCGGCCTTCTACTCACCCACGCCGGTCGGAAGCGTCACCTACTCCACCATCCCCATCCATCCTGCCGCTGGCACGAACATCAACGAAATCGCCATCCTCCCATGGCGCGACACGCTGCAAGCTCGCTtcggcccgccgccggcgcctgagCTCGGCAAGCTCCCCGCGTCTTGCCGGGACGCGCTGGAAGAGTACCAGAAGGTGATGGCGGGGTTCGGGAAGGAGGTGGCCGGGCTGCTGTCGGAGGCGCTGGGCGTCGGCGCGGGGCGGGTGGAGAGCGCGATGGGGGTGGAGGGCTGGATGATGGCGTGCCACTACTACCCGCCGTGCCCGGAGCCCTCCCGGGTGACGGGCGGCATAGAGCACACGGACCCCAGCCTCTTCACCGTGCTGGCACAGGACGCCGTCGGGGGGCTCCAGGTGCGTCTCCGCGACGGGCGGTGGGCCGACGTGCCGCCCGTGCCCGGCGCGCTCCTCGTCAACATCGGTGACGTGCTCAAG GTGGTTTCGAACGATGAGTACACAAGCGTGGAGCACAGGGTGGCAATCAAGTCTAGTCAAGATGCCAGGGTGTCCATTGCCCTCTTCTTCAATCCTGCCAAGCGTGGCGACTCCGACTTGCTTGGGCCTCTCCCGGAGCTCGTGACGACAGGAAGCCCGCAACGTTACCGGGCTTTTACCCTGACGGAGTTCATGAAGTCTCGTAAAGATATCGGCCATGGTGTGTCGTCCATCGACCGATTCAGGATTGCACATGAATGA